CTAGATACATAGAGAGTGGAGTTTTAGATGTTCGAGATACTCCAATGAGAACAATATCGGCTTGTTTTAAGCCACGTACTTCCTGCCCGTCATCATATTTCACAGCAAATTCAATGGCTTCCACTCTTTTAAAATAGTTCTCATCCAATTTTCTCATTTGCCCGGGTTGTAGACTGGGCTGCATATCGAATGTTTGAGCAAACGCATCCATCAGAGGATGCATTAAATCAACAGCCATAATTCCTTCTTCTAAAGCTCTGTGGTCAAGATATTCTTTTAAATCCTGAAGGGCAATGGTGTAAGCGATAATGGAAGGACTATACTTCGCATTCGTAATGACATTGTTTATATCCTGGATGTCCTCGACATAGGAAAAGTGCTTTATTTCGACTTCTTTTCCAAAAAATTGACTGGCGACAGCTTTGACCATTAGTTCAGCTGTTTCCCCGATCGAATCTGATACGACAAAGACCGTTTCTTTTTTATTCACTATCCATCTCCTTATTCTTAACGTAATAGAATCAGCCGTAAGAAACGGCATGAGTAAGTATAGAACCCTTCCTTTGTGGAAGTGTTCATTAATCATTATGTCATACTATTTATCAATTAAAATGGTAATGTGACATACTATTTGTATGAATAGTATCGTATCACTGTTTGTGATTGGTTTCAATAGAAAGATAGCTAATTGTTTGAAAGTATTTTTCTGCAGATTGTAGAGGCGAAGTTAGTTAAGAGGAACTATAGGTGAATAGGGACCCTGACCCGCTGAAGCTTTAACACAGTCGGGGCAGGACATCGTAACCCTGAGGTATCCAGTCGCACTAAATAGATGGAGGAGGAGATTCATGTGGATGGAGGTAGTACTGCAATCCAGTTTCTCTTATAGTTCATTTATGAAGTGAAATGTGTTTAAATAGCATTACCAATAAAATCCTCCAATTATTAATAAATCTGCTATATTTTTGGGGGCGTTTTTTATTTTTATAACCCCAGGGCAAGAAAGTAATAAGCTTTTCAGTCATACGTCCCTCCTGAGATTGGTATCTATACATCCATCATGAGGGCTTAAATGTGCCTATTAACAAAAGATAACTAGAGTGATCCATAAACAAGGAGGGCAAATATAATGAAGAAAATCGGTGTATTAACGAGTGGAGAAGATGCTCCAGGCATGAATGCTGCCATCCGTGCAGTCGTAAGATCAGGTACTTATCATGGCATGGAAATGGTGGGAGTAAAGCATGGATCGTATGGTGTGATTCATGAACTATTCGAGGAAATAAATGAAAAGTCGGTCGGCTCGATCATGCAACGGGGAGGAACCATCCTGCAGTCGTCTATAAGCGAAGAAATTTATACAGAGGAAGGTCTGCAGAGAGGAATAGGGAACTTGAAAAATGAAAATATAGAAGCGCTTGTTATTATTGGCGGTAGAGAGGCTCTAAAAACCGCCCAGGCCTTCAGTAAGTTCGATTTCCCCTGTGTGGTCATACCTGCCACCATTGAAAGTAATATTCCAGGGGTGGATTACACGATAGGTTTCCATACAGCCCTCAACAACATTATCCATTACATAGATCGAATTCGGGACACCGCATCGTCTCACGAGAAAACCTCCATTGTTGAAGTAGCGGGGGAGGATGCGGGAAATATAGCGTATTATGCTGGACTGGCCGGCGGCGCTGAGAAAATATTAATTCCAGGCTGGAAAGAGGATGCAGATTATATTATTCAACAGATCAAGGCTGGAGATGAGAAAAGATACAGCATTATTGTGATTGCGGAAGGGAGTATAAATGGGGAGGATTTCAAACGCCAATTGAAAGAGCAAGCAGGAGTGGAGTCGCGTTTGATCGCTTTAGGCGATACCCAGCGCGGGGGCGCGCCCACAGGAATCGATCGAATTTTAGCCAGCCGGCTGGGAGTGTTTGCAATTGAATCACTGCTGAATCATGAATCAAGTAAAATGGTTGGAATTTACCACAATGAACTGGTGAGTTATGATTTAGATGAGCTTCCTTCTCATAAGGCTGATATGGGCGAAAGTATGTATCAGTTGTTTAAAAAACTATCCTGATATGAATTAAGCTAAAAAAGGGTTGGTATACCATAAAAAGCCAAAAATCTTCCTTAAGATCGCAAACTTAAGGAAGACTTTGTGTTTGGTCTATAAATGTGGGCCTGATCCTTTACCTAAGGAACAGGCCCATACTTTTAAAGATTATTCCCTAATGATTATGGCAAAGCAATTAATTAGATGCTCGCCCTTCAGTTAAAGAAATTTTCCATTTCGAAATACTGTAATAATGGAACTGTTCTTCCTGCTCGATCCCAATTGTTGTATTCGCTGAAAATCCAATCCAAATCGTTATTAGCTCGAACTTCTACTAAGAACTCTACAATAAGATAGCTTCGCCAATAATCAAACATTCTATGAGTCAGGCTACTACTTTGAGGAAAATTGCTTTCCAGTTCGTCTAAAGAATGCTGCCCATATTTATCCTTGAAAATTTCCACTAATTCTACCTCAATATTCGTTAATTCTTTAAATTCAGCGTTATCTAATAAGTGTTTTCTCGAGAGATAATTACACATTCCTTCTTCAAACCAGGTATTTAATTTACGATCACCATCGAACTCCTCAACGAAGAGGTTTGCATGGTGGGTCAATTCCTGTGCCAATATAGTGAACAAACAATCATCAGAACAATGAGCAAAAAAGTCCTCTACTTCTGAAATATTCAGCCCTTCTACTTGTTCTGCCAATAACCTTCTCCATGCCGATAGGTCAGGAGAAATGTAGATCACATCACCCTCTGTATAGGCTGGGACCGGGACCTCAGAAAAAAAGGTCGTCGCTAAATTTTCACTGGTCCAGACTATTCCTTTTGGCAAAGTATTTAAAGCGTATTTTTCTTCCAATACCTGTTGATAAGTTTTTAATTTTTCAGTAAACTTTTCAATGGTATCTTGATGTTTCATATATTCTTCCTGCGATTCAAAAGCATATATTTGTTTCATTTGAAATTCTCCTTTACTTCCATCACCCCGCACGCGTACAACATTTATTACGACAGCCTAGAAATCCTTTTATTTTTTGCCACCAAAAAAGGCGCTTCAGTACTCCTGAAAGCGCCTAGCCTTATCTAAACGGTTAGCCCAGTTCATGAGCTCCCACTAAAATTACGTGCCACTAATGAATTTTTATCCATTTTCATCATTCTTCGACCAAATCTGTCTAAAGAATGACTATAAATACATTCTAACATGCTATAGCATTAATTCCCAATTAATCCCTTTATTTACTATTTCAAACATAAAATAGAGCACCTCAGTAGATATCCAGATACATAGATGTTACATTGAATGAATCTTCTCAAAAGAAGATAATTCGTAAGTAAAGGGGTGTTCCCATGATCGAGTGGATTTTATCCAAGATTACTAAAAAGAATAATCCTATCCCAAATAGAACAACGATTCATGCTTTACCTCCAAAGAGTGATAAAAATAAAACGGAGCAAGAAGATGGTTATGTGAAGGACTGCGATTTAGGGTGGTGCTAAGCACATAATTTATACAAAAAGCCAATATGCCCACAAGGGCATATTGGCTTTTTGTATGTTCGTAAACATAAGAACATCATATTCATATTCCATTCAGGAAGAATGGAAGAATCGGTTTTTACAGCTGCTTCGGGCTCAGCGTAACCTGCTAGAGTGACGTTGAAGTTAGAAGGCGCATACTTTCTCAGTGGCCGGGTAATTTTCCAGCGTATCCATGTCCCTCTCTTCTTTTCGAATTAAGAACCGTTGGTGGATAAGCAAGCTCTTCCCTCTTTATAAACTGGATAGGATATAGACCACTTGGTAAAATCAAGCGTCTAATTTTCTGCATTACTGGGTTTTTCGTAACTTGTATCATCACAAACTCATACAATAATTTATACGTCATAAAGACTTTACCGGGCGTGGCCTACTATTATGATTTATTGAAGTGAGCTGCTTTCAAAGAAGTAGTTAGATTATAGAAAGGAGTAGGGGAAGTTGTGAATCCGGATTTATGTGAATTACTAGCAAATGATGGGTTTTTACGTTGCTATTTAACCGATACTGCAGGAAGCCCTGTTGATGAAATTAGTTGTGAAGAACAAGGGAATCGGGAAGATATTTCTGTTCAATTGCCTGATGGAGAACAAGTCATTCTTCAAAAGGTAACGATACGTAAACAAGGATATGTTGTCGTTGAAGTGGAGGATGAAGATACTTTGTGTGTGTCTGAACCCATCCCGTTTTGCTTTTTTGAATATGTGATACTGTGCGCACCTGCAGGTACAGAAGTGGTTTGCAGCGTGACGGAGTTCGATTGTCAAGCATGTGTGAATTGTCTTGACGGAGCTTTTGAATCTTTGGATATAAACTTCTTGATCTGCCAAAGCATTCAAACCGTCGCGGATGTGTTGGTGGAACACGAGGTTGGTTTTTGCTTGCCGAGGGATGTGATCGTTCCTGATCGTTGTTCTTTTACGATGCCAAATCAGTGCCCAGTTATTTTCCCTGGTCAAATGATAGACTTAGAGGTTAATTCAAAAGATACGTTGGAAAATGAATGTAGCACTTCTACAGTTTCACCAACTCTAGCGCAGGTTCAAGAGGTGGCTTGTCTATCGGTGATGAGAGTATATGATTGGATCGTCCAACAAAGCGATTTTAAAAAGACCATTCCTGCTGGGGACGTGGAATTTAGCTGTTCTCCGTGTGACATCCATCTGTTTGTTCCGGCAGATATTCTTTGTGATCGATTCCTTAGTGGTAAGGTGATCTGTGGTGATATCGACCCTGTAGAAGGAGCAGAAGTTACCTTCCGTGCTGAACCAGCAATTGTAGATTTCACGCCTGACTCTGTTTTTACAGATGAGTTCGGTAATTTTGAAGTAGAGGCTATTGTCCCAGCCGTAACAGAACCAACAGATGTCGTGATTACAGCTGAAACTACAGTAAATGGTCAAATGGTTTCTACCTCTTTGCCAACCATTGTTCAATGCTTGGCTGACCCCTGTATCATCGAGTTGTTTTCAACAGAACAAATCTTTTGCGATGGTTTTG
The Halobacillus halophilus DSM 2266 DNA segment above includes these coding regions:
- a CDS encoding pyruvate, water dikinase regulatory protein; translated protein: MNKKETVFVVSDSIGETAELMVKAVASQFFGKEVEIKHFSYVEDIQDINNVITNAKYSPSIIAYTIALQDLKEYLDHRALEEGIMAVDLMHPLMDAFAQTFDMQPSLQPGQMRKLDENYFKRVEAIEFAVKYDDGQEVRGLKQADIVLIGVSRTSKTPLSMYLANKQFKVANVPLIPELPPPQELFQIPRKKCVGLIISPEKLNDIRRERLKSLGLTNAANYASLERIFEELDCAQNIMKKIGCPIIDVSNKAIEETADIILAMFNKRGSFAQ
- a CDS encoding ATP-dependent 6-phosphofructokinase, which encodes MKKIGVLTSGEDAPGMNAAIRAVVRSGTYHGMEMVGVKHGSYGVIHELFEEINEKSVGSIMQRGGTILQSSISEEIYTEEGLQRGIGNLKNENIEALVIIGGREALKTAQAFSKFDFPCVVIPATIESNIPGVDYTIGFHTALNNIIHYIDRIRDTASSHEKTSIVEVAGEDAGNIAYYAGLAGGAEKILIPGWKEDADYIIQQIKAGDEKRYSIIVIAEGSINGEDFKRQLKEQAGVESRLIALGDTQRGGAPTGIDRILASRLGVFAIESLLNHESSKMVGIYHNELVSYDLDELPSHKADMGESMYQLFKKLS
- a CDS encoding BMQ_0737 family morphogenetic spore coat protein encodes the protein MNPDLCELLANDGFLRCYLTDTAGSPVDEISCEEQGNREDISVQLPDGEQVILQKVTIRKQGYVVVEVEDEDTLCVSEPIPFCFFEYVILCAPAGTEVVCSVTEFDCQACVNCLDGAFESLDINFLICQSIQTVADVLVEHEVGFCLPRDVIVPDRCSFTMPNQCPVIFPGQMIDLEVNSKDTLENECSTSTVSPTLAQVQEVACLSVMRVYDWIVQQSDFKKTIPAGDVEFSCSPCDIHLFVPADILCDRFLSGKVICGDIDPVEGAEVTFRAEPAIVDFTPDSVFTDEFGNFEVEAIVPAVTEPTDVVITAETTVNGQMVSTSLPTIVQCLADPCIIELFSTEQIFCDGFVDGRVRCDGRVIEGAVVTLESSDPAVTFDPNPVLTGSHGNYFAGVTVADETPPTLITITASTTVEGQMISASVEILVECDSPCP